The Neurospora crassa OR74A linkage group IV, whole genome shotgun sequence genome has a segment encoding these proteins:
- a CDS encoding acyl-CoA synthetase yields MVIPTLTPVPKLVAKPPYTLDVPGQTPVEGETPVRRIPLAIDGLHAIPPNRRWGENEAIGEEIDTVYKLVKWAALAHGESQCMGSRKLVNTHVETKKVKKMVDGEEREVDKNWTYFELGHYEFITFKDYEQLTLDVGAGLRAIGLNKGDRVHIFAATSQNWLAMSHGSATQSMPIVTAYDTLGAEGLKYSMVATNAKAIFLDPHLLPTLNGVLEHAKGITHVIWNNQNKVKEAHIEALRNERGVTVLSFDELVQLGKQNPVAPVAPAPEDLCCIMYTSGSTGTPKGVPLKHSNVVAAVAGVCPVVQPFVGPGDRLLTYLPLAHILEFVFENASLYWGSTMGYGNPKTLSDTSVRNCLGDIREFQPSVLVGVPAVWETVKKGILAKVNAGSPLLRNLFWGALALKEKLMGLGLPGSGLLDAIVFKKIKDATGGRMKLCLNGGGPVAKDTQKFISMAICPMIIGYGLTETTAMGTLQNPNEWTAESIGAMPASIEAKLVDFADAGYFATNKPNPQGEIWLRGPSVLSEYYENPEETAAAVTADGWFKTGDIGEWDQNGHLKIIDRKKNLVKTLNGEYIALEKLESIYRSAAVVANICVYADQDRSKPIAIIVPAEPALKKLASSSGVKGDSLEELVHNKKLQAAVLKELQNAGRAGGLSGIEIIEGVVMSDEEWTPQNGLVTAAQKLNRKGILNKYKKEVDEAYGPKQ; encoded by the exons ATGGTCATCCCAACGTTGACGCCAGTTCCCAAGCTGGTCGCTAAGCCCCCCTATACTCTCGATGTCCCGGGCCAGACGCCCGTCGAGGGCGAGACTCCTGTTCGTCGCATTCCCCTCGCCATCGACGGTCTGCATGCCATACCCCCAAACAGGCGATGGGGCGAGAATGAGGCCATCGGCGAGGAAATCGATACCGTCTACAAACTCGTCAAGTGGGCTGCCCTCGCACATGGCGAGTCCCAGTGCATGGGCTCCCGCAAGCTCGTAAACACCCATGTTGAGACtaagaaggtcaagaagatGGTGGATGGTGAGGAGCGCGAGGTGGACAAGAACTGGACCTACTTCGAGCTCGGCCACTACGAGTTCATTACCTTCAAGGACTACGAGCAGCTTACGCTCGACGTTGGCGCTGGTCTGCGCGCCATCGGTCTCAACAAGGGCGACCGTGTCCACATCTTTGCCGCGACAAGCCAGAACTGGCTCGCCATGTCTCATGGTTCCGCGACCCAGTCCATGCCCATTGTAACTGCCTACGACACACTCGGCGCCGAAGGTCTCAAGTACTCCATGGTCGCTACCAATGCCAAGGCCATCTTCCTCGACCCCCATCTTCTCCCTACCCTCAACGGCGTTCTTGAGCATGCCAAGGGCATCACACACGTCATCTGGAACAACCAgaacaaggtcaaggaggccCACATTGAGGCCCTCAGGAACGAGCGCGGTGTTACTGTCTTGAGCTTCGACGAGCTTGTCCAGCTCGGCAAGCAGAACCCCGTCGCGCCCGTCGCGCCCGCCCCTGAGGATCTCTGCTGCATCATGTACACCTCCGGTTCTACCGGTACCCCCAAGGGTGTCCCCCTGAAGCACAGCAACGTCGTCGCTGCCG TCGCTGGTGTCTGCCCCGTAGTCCAGCCCTTCGTTGGCCCCGGTGACCGCCTCCTGACCTACCTTCCCCTCGCTCACATTCTCGAATTTGTTTTCGAGAACGCCTCCCTCTACTGGGGTTCAACCATGGGTTATGGTAACCCCAAGACCCTCTCCGACACCTCCGTCCGCAACTGCCTCGGCGATATCCGCGAGTTTCAACCCAGCGTTTTGGTTGGTGTGCCCGCCGTCTGGGAAACCGTCAAAAAGGGCATTCTCGCCAAGGTCAACGCTGGCAGCCCTCTCCTCCGCAACCTTTTCTGGGGCGCACTTGCTCTCAAGGAGAAGCTTATGGGCCTTGGTCTTCCTGGAAGCGGTCTTTTGGACGCCATTGTGttcaagaagatcaaggatgCCACTGGCGGTCGCATGAAGCTTTGCTTGAACGGTGGTGGCCCTGTCGCCAAGGATACCCAAAAGTTCATCTCCATGGCCATCTGCCCCATGATTATCGGCTATGGTCTTACCGAGACGACCGCTATGGGTACCCTCCAGAACCCCAACGAGTGGACTGCTGAGTCAATTGGCGCCATGCCCGCCTCGATCGAGGCCAAGCTCGTCGATTTCGCCGACGCCGGTTACTTCGCCACTAACAAGCCCAACCCCCAGGGTGAAATCTGGCTCCGTGGCCCCTCTGTGCTCTCCGAATACTATGAGAACCCCGAGGAGACCGCTGCCGCTGTGACCGCGGACGGCTGGTTCAAGACCGGCGACATTGGCGAGTGGGACCAGAACGGCCATCTCAAGATCATTGACCGCAAGAAGAACCTCGTCAAGACTCTCAACGGCGAGTACATTGCTCTTGAGAAGCTTGAGTCCATCTACCGctccgccgccgtcgtcgccaaTATTTGCGTCTATGCCGACCAGGATCGTTCCAAgcccatcgccatcatcgttCCCGCGGAACCCGCCCTTAAGAAGCTCGCCTCCTCGAGTGGTGTGAAGGGTGACAGCTTGGAGGAGCTCGTACACAACAAGAAGCTCCAGGCTGCCGTTCTCAAGGAGCTCCAGAACGCCGGTCGTGCCGGCGGCCTTTCTGGCATTGAGATTATCGAGGGTGTCGTTATGTCGGATGAGGAGTGGACCCCCCAGAAC GGTCTTGTAACGGCCGCCCAGAAGCTCAACCGCAAGGGCATCCTCAACAAGTacaagaaggaggttgatgaggcTTATGGCCCCAAGCAGTAG
- the cse-1 gene encoding neuronal calcium sensor 1, whose protein sequence is MGKSQSKLERDKLEELEKATHFDKKELQQWYKGFLKDCPSGMLTKAEFQKIYAQFFPFGDPSSFADYVFNVFDTDKSGTIDFKEFICALSVTSRGKMEDKLDWAFQLYDIDGDGKITYDEMLKIVEAIYKMVGSMVKLPEDEDTPEKRVSKIFRMMDKDENGSLDMKEFKEGSQRDETIVSALSLYDGLV, encoded by the exons ATGGGCAAATC GCAGAGCAAGCTCGAGCGTGATAAGCTGGAGGAGTTGGAAAAGGCCACCCACTTTGACAAGAAGGAGTTGCAGCAATGGTATAAGG GCTTCCTCAAGGATTGCCCCTCCGGCATGCTCACCAAGGCCGAGTTCCAGAAGATCTACGCACAGTTCTTCCCCTTTGGCGACCCATCGTCATTCGCCGACTACGTATTTAACGTATTCGACACGGACAAGTCTGGCACCATCGACTTCAAGGAGTTTATCTGCGCCTTGAGCGTCACGAGCCGCGGCAAGATGGAGGACAAGCTCGACTGGGCCTTCCAATTGTACGACATTGACGGCGATGGCAAGATCACCTACGACGAGATGCTCAAGATCGTTGAGGCTATCTACAAGATG GTCGGCTCAATGGTCAAGCTccccgaagacgaagatACTCCCGAGAAGCGCGTCAGCAAGATCTTCCGCATGATGGACAAGGACGAAAACGGCAGCCTCGACATGAAGGAATTCAAGGAGGGCAGCCAGCGCGACGAGACAATCGTATCCGCCCTCTCCTTGTACGATGGCCTCGTCTAA
- a CDS encoding DNA replication initiation factor Cdc45, with translation MYLPRQLISKLYLHLQNTRHPLSPPVLILVALETDALCACRILTQLLKHDYIPHKIQPVAGYSDLERAGTELVSPMMETRGGAGGVVVCLGVGGMVDLGTVLGLEPEGEENTFGGVEVWVIDSHRPWNLGNVFGGFPLEPETQEARTFSARTPIGVNGGRIERAYKPGKGGIIVMDDGDIEDELSKERDAYLALVDMPEIEDDGRDLGDSDEDESENEEDTGDTSVVAGRKRKSWSDFDEDDDEDDRPRQRRRSNSSSPIPDSPRRPQHRGLISLRDDALFSSDALEAPPAAQPPRGPSANTLRRRLLRLRRENEGVLREYYRLGTSYSEPISSMMYSLASELGREDNDLLWLAIVGVTSMELYGRSSAGIAVAARRSDARISGWLGMRGARIRQLLRDEVRRLNPPEIGNGRVLPETTGIIPTTARSPEDTSIRLSPEPKFLLIRHWSLYDSMLHSPYLFSRLKTWSEAGMKRLHKLLAKMGVSLVQCKQSYAHMDMMLKRELRTKLLKYASLYNLDELVPTIDTDGKDRGGAKDGWGFVRSWGWRATLSAQDVGVVVGALLEVGKNTTSADDLPAGPSQDLLDVDNNQSQSEEWIPRFWEAYDALEDIEALKAGLPTAQYLHKAIFTTGTTILKKKQISHLRAFRMCVVKDSPDATLFNHPGALTKLALWIGEALAEQEKEATGGRLAHGGRGTPLVVASLDDKRGVYVVVGTGGGGGPDTKFLDRESAKKRAEEKEAKAKAKEMQRRIKEKIKAEKKEAKRKEKEEKKKAKSDAGGDEDEEEDNEEDSDDDSDLSDTDSDDDDESDEDEDELDQELERGYGLNKFGTAFQDVVAETNARVRIDSFEHCVVEVKKEDLSGFLESLSMKVVIG, from the exons ATGTATCTCCCTCGACAGCTTATATCAAAACTCTACCTCCACTTGCAAAATACCCGCCATCCACTATCGCCGCCCGTCCTCATCTTGGTCGCTCTCGAAACCGATGCGCTATGTGCCTGCCGTATCCTAACCCAACTTCTCAAACATGACTATATTCCGCACAAGATCCAGCCAGTCGCTGGCTACTCCGACCTCGAACGTGCCGGCACTGAGCTCGTCAGCCCCATGATGGAGAcccgtggtggtgctggaggAGTCGTCGTATGCTTGGGAGTGGGTGGTATGGTTGACCTCGGCACAGTTTTGGGACTTGAGCCCGAGGGCGAAGAAAATACCTTTGGGGGTGTAGAGGTGTGGGTGATCGACTCCCATCGCCCGTGGAACTTGGGCAACGTTTTCGGCGGCTTTCCCCTCGAACCAGAGACGCAAGAGGCCAGGACATTCTCTGCGCGAACCCCCATTGGTGTCAATGGCGGCCGGATAGAGCGAGCATACAAACCAGGCAAAGGCGGCATCATTGTCATGGATGACGGCGACATTGAAGATGAGCTCTCCAAGGAACGAGATGCGTATCTGGCGCTAGTGGATATGCCCGAAATCGAAGATGATGGCCGAGACTTGGGCGACAGTGATGAAGACGAAAGCGAGAACGAGGAAGACACGGGCGATACATCGGTTGTTGCAGGCAGAAAGAGGAAATCATGGTCGGACttcgacgaggacgatgatgaagacgacCGACCCAGACAGCGACGAAGAAGCAATTCG TCGAGTCCAATTCCAGATTCGCCTCGACGACCGCAACACCGTGGTCTCATATCTCTACGCGACGATGCCCTATTTTCCAGTGACGCGCTGGAAGCTCCGCCTGCTGCACAACCACCCAGAGGCCCTTCAGCCAACACCCTCCGACGGAGATTGCTACGACTACGACGAGAAAACGAGGGAGTTTTGCGCGAGTACTACCGACTGGGTACATCATATTCGGAGCCCATCTCGTCCATGATGTACTCCCTTGCGTCAGAACTGGGTCGTGAAGACAACGACCTGCTATGGTTAGCGATCGTTGGGGTCACGTCGATGGAGCTGTACGGCCGCTCATCTGCCGGTATTGCGGTAGCAGCTCGCAGGTCAGACGCCCGCATTTCCGGTTGGCTCGGCATGCGTGGTGCGAGAATACGGCAGCTTCTGCGAGACGAGGTCAGACGTCTCAACCCACCAGAGATAGGAAACGGCCGGGTGCTCCCCGAGACGACAGGAATTATCCCAACAACCGCTCGAAGTCCGGAGGATACCAGTATCAGGTTGTCGCCGGAGCCCAAGTTCCTGCTTATTAGGCACTGGAGTTTATACGACAGCATGCTTCACTCACCCTACCTCTTCTCTCGGCTAAAGACGTGGAGCGAGGCTGGCATGAAGCGATTACACAAGCTTCTCGCCAAGATGGGTGTCAGTCTGGTGCAGTGCAAGCAGAGTTATGCCCACATGGACATGATGTTGAAGCGCGAACTTCGCACCAAACTACTAAAATACGCGTCTCTCTACAACCTCGACGAACTTGTCCCGACCATAGACACGGACGGGAAAGATCGTGGAGGTGCCAAAGATGGATGGGGCTTTGTACGcagttggggttggagggCAACCCTGAGTGCGCAAGATGTCGGTGTCGTAGTCGGAGCCCTGTTGGAAGTGGGGAAGAACACCACTAGTGCTGATGACCTTCCTGCTGGCCCATCTCAGGATCTTCTCGACGTAGACAACAACCAGAGCCAAAGTGAGGAGTGGATCCCCAGGTTCTGGGAGGCGTATGATGCGCTGGAGGACATCGAGGCCCTTAAGGCTGGCCTTCCCACGGCGCAGTATCTACACAAGGCCATCTTCACCACTGGCACGACAATtttgaagaagaaacaaaTATCTCATCTGCGCGCATTTCGCATGTGCGTGGTCAAGGACTCACCAGATGCGACACTCTTCAACCACCCCGGCGCTTTGACCAAGCTAGCGCTCTGGATCGGTGAAGCACTCGCGGAACAGGAAAAAGAAGCCACTGGCGGGAGGCTCGCCCATGGCGGTCGTGGCACACCTCTCGTAGTGGCTAGTCTAGATGACAAGCGCGGAGTGTATGTTGTCGTCGGTactggtggcggcggtgggcCAGACACAAAGTTTCTCGATCGTGAATCGGCCAAGAAGCGAgccgaagaaaaagaggccAAAGCTAAAGCCAAGGAGATGCAGAGAAGGATCAAGGAAAAGAtcaaggccgagaagaaggaggccaagagaaaggaaaaagaagagaaaaagaaagccaagtccgacgccggcggcgatgaggacgaggaggaggacaacgAGGAAGATAGTGACGACGACTCGGATCTCTCTGATACGGACtcggacgacgatgatgagtcggacgaagacgaggacgagcTCGATCAGGAACTTGAAAGGGGCTACGGCCTCAACAAATTCGGAACAGCGTTCCAAGACGTGGTGGCGGAGACTAATGCCAGAGTGCGCATCGACAGCTTTGAGCACTGCGTCGTggaggtcaagaaggaggatctTAGTGGCTTCTTGGAAAGTCTCAGCATGAAAGTCGTCATTGggtga
- a CDS encoding methyltransferase: MEQGAGVIEPLAEGEWQSGEDTATSDYDPSIAESRYGSLTSSVNDHVWEYGRRYHTFREGRYPIPNDDLEYNREYMRHAMLKEILEGKLFIAPIGTRPQKIADLGTGFGDWAIEMGETYPSAKVVGVDLSPIQPVWIPPNVEFVVDDIEDEWVQDSDFDFIHLRWVSITLKDNETLFRRIFENLKPGGWVESVEVKPRVFSDDDTVKPDHALLRFYDLTREVLSTRYGFQVEIAHRISELMQRIGFINVREIVMKVPVGEWPRDQHQRIIGRLMKEVSMDLCVAMSARPFIENGMEEKEREELQSSVKAVLNDRRVHAQLPVYFIVGQKPPLSAHPSTTSFGSSQQT; the protein is encoded by the exons ATGGAACAAGGTGCGGGCGTTATCGAGCCGCTGGCCGAGGGCGAATGGCAGAGCGGGGAGGATACAGCCACCTCGGATTATGACCCAAGCATAGCCGAGTCGCGATATGGCTCTCTTACATCCAGCGTGAATGACCACGTCTGGGAATATGGAAG GCGGTACCATACGTTTCGCGAAGGAAGATACCCGATACCCAACGATGACCTCGAGTACAACCGCGAGTACATGCGGCATGCCATGCTCAAGGAGATACTGGAAGGAAAACTATTTATTGCGCCGATTGGAACTCGTCCCCAAAAGATTGCCGATCTGGGGACTGGATTTGGCGATTGGGCCATCGAGA TGGGAGAGACTTATCCTAGCGCCAAAGTAGTAGGCGTTGACTTGTCTCCAATTCAGCCTGTCTGGATTCCTCCCAATGTCGAGTTTGTGGTAGACGATATCGAAGACGAATGGGTACAAGACTCGGACTTTGACTTTATCCATTTGCGCTGGGTCAGTATAACGCTCAAAGACAACGAAACGCTATTCCGGAGAATATTTGA GAACCTTAAGCCTGGCGGCTGGGTTGAGTCCGTAGAAGTGAAGCCGCGCGTTTTCAGCGATGATGACACGGTTAAACCTGATCACGCGCTGTTAAGATTTTATGATCTTACGCGCGAGGTGCTCTCAACCAGATACGGATTCCAGGTTGAAATCGCCCATCGCATCTCCGAGTTGATGCAAAGAATAGGTTTCATCAACGTGCGGGAAATCGTCATGAAGGTACCGGTGGGTGAGTGGCCCAGGGACCAGCATCAGCGCATCATAGGGCGGCTCATGAAGGAGGTAAGCATGGATCTATGTGTTGCCATGTCGGCCAGGCCGTTTATCGAAAACGgaatggaggagaaggagagagaggaactCCAAAGCAGTGTGAAGGCTGTGCTGAACGACCGGCGAGTCCATGCGCAATTGCCGGTATACTTCATAGTAGGCCAGAAGCCGCCATTGAGCGCGCATCCGAGTACAACGAGTTTCGGCAGTAGTCAGCAGACATAG
- a CDS encoding jumonji domain-containing protein 5, with protein MRTTSTSKLIGLCLSAVQQIIQECAYFANAESAFSSSSPSPPQNAGPPKPPSNVDSSRGLRLYGLEGCQEPLVELLCRQASRILQLYGTSSGDAGSSDHASLQPGAEREKAIALVKRRLELLTKTAYGKFYAYMYKEVPACWRQLYTDAAILRFAVLVLLEFNFQADAGSKEDADEKEKERRMKRKMIVDEMVKTLDLSLILAGAAGQSRGRKWVDEAFALLDDVLGDMSAVTTAAAAGGAKKGNDDEQEGERPQKKRRLSSSPNTKDEVIKGINDTWHNTPSFSTIEPFTPPVKNPISRVSAESLSIEAFQSHFAKPRPDGNPGPAPLIITGLVDHWPALTTHPWNKPAYLLSRTLSGRRLVPVEIGRSYVDEGWGQKIISFGEFLSKYIDASIPYTPSSSNVSPFLSSSSSAQPQPSSSDLLPEKDNTQIAYLAQHPLFLQLPRLRQDILIPDLCYTAPPPHPTDPSQDQPELDSPQLNAWFGPPGTITPLHTDPYHNLLVQVVGRKYVRLYGPEQTVRMRPRGKEGGVEMGNTSQVDVGVVEGWDKLEGDDKEGVKSGDEGGRENSEMGWEEDFNNVPFVDCILEPGDTLYIPIGWWHYVRGLSVSFSVSFWWN; from the coding sequence ATGAGAACTACGTCAACGTCAAAACTTATCGGGCTTTGCCTAAGCGCAGTCCAACAGATTATTCAAGAATGCGCCTACTTCGCTAACGCCGAATCTGCTTTTTCATCATCGTCTCCATCACCCCCTCAAAATGCTGGCCCACCAAAGCCTCCATCCAACGTCGATAGCTCAAGAGGTCTCCGGCTCTACGGCCTGGAAGGCTGCCAAGAACCATTAGTTGAACTGTTATGCCGACAAGCGTCGAGAATCCTGCAGCTCTATGGAACCAGTTCAGGCGATGCCGGTTCCAGCGATCATGCCAGTCTCCAACCCGGGGCAGAACGCGAAAAGGCCATTGCACTGGTAAAGAGAAGACTTGAGCTCTTGACAAAAACCGCATATGGCAAGTTCTATGCGTACATGTACAAGGAAGTGCCGGCCTGCTGGCGACAGCTTTACACGGATGCGGCGATCTTGAGGTTTGCGGTTTTAGTTTTGCTTGAGTTTAACTTTCAAGCTGATGCGGGATCGAAGGAGGACGCtgatgagaaggagaaggagaggaggatgaagaggaagatgattgTTGATGAGATGGTCAAAACGCTGGATCTGAGTTTGATATTAGCTGGGGCTGCGGGCCAGAGCCGCGGCAGGAAGTGGGTTGATGAAGCTTTTGCGTTGTTGGACGATGTTCTTGGGGATATGTCAGCTGTGACcacagctgctgctgctggtggagcAAAAAAGGGTAATGATGATGAGCAGGAAGGCGAAAGACCACAGAAGAAGCGGCGTCTCTCATCGTCTCCCAACACCAAGGACGAAGTGATCAAGGGAATCAACGACACCTGGCACAACACGCCATCCTTTTCCACCATTGAACCCTTCACGCCGCCCGTCAAGAACCCGATCTCAAGGGTTTCTGCCGAGTCCCTCTCCATTGAAGCATTTCAGTCACATTTTGCGAAACCTCGCCCAGACGGTAACCCAGGCCCAGCTCCCTTGATTATCACAGGTCTGGTAGACCATTGGCCGGCACTCACCACCCACCCCTGGAACAAGCCAGCCTACCTCTTATCTCGCACGCTCTCCGGCCGGCGGCTCGTACCTGTCGAGATCGGCCGCAGCTACGTTGACGAAGGCTGGGGGCAAAAAATCATCTCGTTCGGCGAGTTCCTATCCAAGTACATCGACGCTTCTATCCCCTACACtccctcatcttccaacGTATCGCCTTTcctctcctcgtcatcctcagcTCAACCGCAACCATCATCCTCCGACCTACTACCTGAAAAAGACAACACCCAGATAGCATACCTAGCGCAGCAccccctctttctccaaCTGCCCCGTTTACGACAAGACATTCTGATTCCGGATCTCTGCTACACCGCGCCTCCCCCACACCCAACAGACCCAAGTCAAGATCAACCGGAACTTGACTCGCCGCAACTCAACGCCTGGTTTGGCCCACCGGGCACGATCACCCCGTTGCACACGGACCCGTACCACAATTTGCTGGTGCAAGTAGTTGGGAGGAAGTATGTGCGGTTGTATGGGCCAGAGCAGACGGTGAGGATGAGGCCaagggggaaggaggggggcGTGGAGATGGGGAACACGAGTCAGGTTgatgttggggttgttgaaggGTGGGATAAGTTGGAGGGAGATGATAAAGAGGGGGTAAAGTCAGGAGATGAAGGGGGCAGGGAGAATAGTGAAATGGGTTGGGAGGAGGACTTTAACAATGTGCCGTTTGTGGATTGCATTTTGGAGCCGGGAGATACCCTATACATACCGATCGGGTGGTGGCATTATGTGAGGGGGTTGAGTGTTAGTTTCAGCGTTAGTTTCTGGTGGAATTAG
- a CDS encoding UDP-N-acetyl-glucosamine-1-P transferase Alg7 — translation MTGHHTNYHNSTTCLSQAESLSLLALSAACVAVLANTFQGDGYPLIASLALGGLAFSATFSMIRWLGPTFMRAGLKGVDMSKHHKKELPECMGAIAAMVYLLAVIVFIPFPFYKDIVAATSGGGNRDVVMHVEHVQEGRFLHRFPHGKLASYLSAVMALQSISLLGIGDDLFDIRWRHKFFIPAFASIPLLVVYFVDFGVTSVVIPTPLQPYLGELFNLGALYYVYMASVAIFSPNSINILAGINGIEVTQSIVIALLLAFNDCLYLLTPYPHPATDSHLFSLYFLVPFLGVSFALLWHNWYPARVFVGDTYCYFAGMVFVVVSILGHFSKTLILLLIPQIFNFVYSVPQLFGLVPCPRHRLPRFNARTGLLEPSVTPWTPERQPKPPVAWALKTLDKVKLLRVTLDEEGRFVETSNFTILNLWLVWRGPLREDRLAMEITGMQVVVGLFGLFVRHRLALILFKQDNLGV, via the exons ATGACGGGACACCACACAAATTATCATAACTCGACCACTTGCCTCTCGCAGGCCGAGAGcctttccctcctcgccctctccGCCGCTTGTGTCGCCGTCCTCGCCAACACCTTCCAGGGTGATGGCTACCCACTCATCGCCTCGCTCGCGCTTGGCGGGCTGGCATTCAGCGCGACCTTCTCCATGATCCGATGGCTGGGACCAACCTTCATGAGGGCCGGCCTGAAAGGCGTGGATATGAGCAAACACCATAAAAAGGAGCTGCCAGAATGCATGGGCGCGATCGCAGCCATGGTGTACTTGCTGGCTGTTATTGTCTTTATTCCGTTTCCGTTCTACAAGGATATTGTGGCGGCCACGAGCGGAGGTGGAAACCGCGATGTGGTGATGCATGTTGAGCATGTACAGGAAGGGAGGTTTCTACATCGGTTTCCGCATGGAAAG CTCGCCTCCTACCTCTCTGCCGTCATGGCCCTCCAatccatctccctcctcgGCATCGGCGACGACCTCTTCGACATCCGCTGGCGCCACAAATTCTTCATCCCCGCCTTCGCCTCCATCCCTCTCTTGGTCGTCTACTTTGTCGACTTTGGCGTCACCTCTGTCGTAATCCCGACCCCCTTACAGCCTTACCTAGGCGAGCTCTTCAACCTCGGCGCCTTATACTACGTCTACATGGCCTCGGTTGCCATTTTCAGTCCCAACAGCATCAACATCCTGGCAGGAATCAACGGCATCGAAGTCACCCAATCCATCGTCATCGCCCTGTTGCTCGCTTTCAACGATTGCCTCTACCTTTTGACGCCGTATCCGCACCCGGCTACGGACTCCCACTTGTTCTCGCTTTATTTCCTCGTCCCCTTTTTGGGTGTGTCTTTTGCTCTGCTCTGGCATAACTGGTACCCCGCCCGCGTCTTCGTTGGCGACACGTACTGCTATTTCGCGGGCATGGTTTTCGTGGTGGTCAGCATCTTGGGACACTTCAGCAAGACGTTGATTTTACTTTTGATTCCGCAGATCTTCAACTTTGTTTATTCCGTGCCGCAACTCTTTGGTCTTGTACCCTGCCCACGTCACCGTCTACCGCGGTTTAACGCGCGCACGGGACTGTTGGAGCCGAGCGTGACGCCCTGGACGCCAGAGAGGCAGCCCAAGCCGCCGGTGGCGTGGGCGCTGAAGACGCTTGATAAGGTGAAACTGTTGAGGGTGACgctggatgaggaggggaggTTCGTGGAGACGAGTAACTTTACGATCTTGAACTTGTGGCTGGTCTGGAGAGGCCCGTTGCGGGAGGACCGGTTGGCAATGGAGATCACGGGGATGCAGGTAGTGGTGGGACTGTTTGGGTTGTTTGTGAGGCATCGGTTGGCGTTGATTCTGTTTAAGCAGGACAATTTGGGGGTTTGA